The Coccidioides posadasii str. Silveira chromosome 2, complete sequence genomic interval GTGGCTACATGGTCCAGGCCCTCGCTTCTGAGATCAACAACCTTCTCCCGAACAGCGCAGCCAACTCCCGGTCCGACGAAATCAAGATTCCTGTCACCGCGGCTGATGGTACCGTTGAGTGGGTTAGCCCAGCCGGTGAGACGAGACGATCACGCTCGGATAGGTCAAGGGAGAACCGGTAACACATCGTAATAGCCATTGCTCTTCATGGCTCCCATTATCTCCCTGACGACATGTAAAATGTCTACCGTACGATTCATACGATTGCCACGGAACGttagcctttttttttttttttcacctCTCCAGCACACCCGCTGATGCTTGAACTCTTCCTACCTCTTACCTTGATGAACCCTTCTTATCCACTGGAAACCCACCTATTTCTGGGTGCGACTTTGgaaatattatttatattgtTTACATTTCTGCCGGCGTTGATGGCCTCAGTCCAGACAAATGGGGGAGTCAAATATTAGGCGTTGTTTTTAACGTGGGGATCATAGTACCGTGCCGGATGCATTCACATTCTTCTTAACCTTTTTCAGCTCTTTttcatctcttttttttttttttttttttttttttttttttttttttgatatACGCACCTATACCAACAGTCCTCTTCAAAAAATTTTGTTCTTGTTTATCTAACTGCATTTACGCTgcatatatatttcttttgttACTATTAATATTCTCAACACTGGGGACAATTATTCCATTTTTTGCTGCAGCAGCTTGACCTTGTCGCCATAGGAGCGGGGAACGGACGACAAGTTTAAGCTTTGCGGGTAATATATGTGCGCGCCGATAACTCTGTTTGAATCCTCGccgttttccttttttctccctccctcccAATTCCCTACCGATCAttttacctttttcttttttggtgaAGTATTGCCTCCCTTTTGCCCTCTTCCTTTTATGAAATCATGGCCTATTCGTGATTATTATACGAGTATTACAGTCATAAACGTATTTACATCTTCCCATGAATGAAATCAGTATTTTCGCAGTCATCCCCAGTGAGCCTAGTCTAATCTATCTTGGCCTCATGATGTCTTTGTCTTTTCTGAAAAAAAGTTTTTGGGGACGATGAGATAAAATGGATTGGATGCCCGCAAAAAGGGAGGTGTCTGTGCTTAGTTTAGGGCTGCCATATCGACCTCTCAGGGTAGTTCTGAATTGAAGGATTTGAACTATGCAGATCCCTCCATGCAAGTATTTGAAGACCGACTTTTACAACCTAGAACTCTGATCTTCCTCCGTCCGCCGTTTGGGCAAGAGAAAGGACAGGGATGGATAAGCTACCAGCGTGCAGGGAGATGCGTTCTCAATAAAATaatttgttttttttttaaaaaaaaaaaagccgaAGTAAATCTCTTTTCTCCACTTATACGGATGTCGTTAAATTAGCCATTTCCCTCGTTCTTGACGGCCAAGCTTATTTTGCGTGGCTCCACCCTAGAAGAAACCTGCGGTTCTTttgcatattctttgaaCAGTTATGGTCAGAATCAGCACTTATggacttcttttcttttgcaaAAGGAATGTCTTCGCAACATTTGGTTTCTAATAAATATTGCATAACTTCGTCCAGCATAGCGGTTCTAGATCTTGTAttcttcctttcctttttctattttttattttattttttccctTGTCTGAAGTAGCCAGCCATGTTGGGAGCATAAGTTTCGCATCCATGAAAAATGTACCTAACAGAGCACATAAAGACCAAATCCCTGATAACCTTTTTGACTTCGCTGTTTCACTGAAAACATCTTCATCCTAAAAACAGAGGGAAGATGGTAGAAAGCGGCCCTCTTCATTCTCAACTATCAGTGCAGAGCGATGCTTGCCGATATGACAGCCCCTGAGGATATCAATATCAGGCAACAATAATCGGATATATATCACTTGTCGGGATAGCTTGCCAGGTAACTCAGGACGCTTGACTTGGAGCTTCTGATCATCATTCAAGTTCCCTACTGTTCGTTGACCCCcacgagagagagaggacgggagagagagatagcCGATAAGGGGTATCTGAAATATCTAGAACTTTGTCAAAGCCGGTAAGTTTGGTGGTGGCTGCGAGAGTAGCTACACTTTTTAAGCATGGGTGCTGCGGAATGTTTAATTTCATTTGCAAAACCTGTGTGATATGCGAACAATTTTTAGGACTGTTCATCCTATGTATGTTTTGGCACGAGGTTGAAACAAGCAATGCTCAGAAAGGCTGCATTAAATTTCGGATCTTGGAAAACTAGATATAGATGTCTAGATACATGTAGTTTCGCGACATCCAAGAAACACTCAAACCGACCCATTTTGCCTATCGAGGAAACGCCATGCGCAATGAGAGCCAGTCGGGAACAAAAAGATCCGAGGATTCGAAGATAGCAGTGCCCTCTGGAGGTAGATAAGGAAGGATTATGGGTACAAACACCCGTCGACACCGGAAATGGGTGAAACCTCCTGCCACTCATTCGTAGTCTCTAACATATCGTCCAGGCAGCGCCACATCCCACATCGGCCGCTCCACTACTGCGACCTCCAATCCCCCCATTCCCTCATTGGCCCATGAAGCCCCAGCCGCGTCTCCAGCGGTGAATCCTTGACCCAACGGCACGATCCCGAGTATCTCACGATATTTGAACGTATGCCACCACCGGCGAGGGTTACGACTGCGGCGATGTTTCGTTCTAGACTCTGCTTTCGACTCTGAACCGGGTACTTCCTGCACTTGAAGGTCCGCCGTCGTTCCTTCGACATCATGGTCGTTCGCTTCGGATGCTTCTTGAACGACGTCATGTTTAGCTTTGGTAGGGATAACGACTGCAAAAGCTACTTGGGTTGGGGTCGTACCATTAGGCAAGTTGGAGGAGGATTGGGGCCTAATGGCCGACGTTCCTTCATcaagctgctgctgctgctgccacTCACCATTTTCCTCTTGCGAGCCCGACCCATCGCCCTGTGGCTCCCGCCGAAATTCGGCCAGGATGGATTTGCTAGGCTCCTCATAGTGATCGGCTGCTTCGTCACCCATCTGGGCTGGGTCGGCAGGCTTCTTCAGGTCAATCGGTATCCACTGAGCTGTTTCTCCATCGTCCCCGATCACCTTGCGCATCTTTCTTCCTAGGCCGATATTATCCTGCCAATAAGGCACTCTATCTCCAGCGCCGGAGTTGGGCTGTCTTGTTTTGCTCTCCTTGgtctctcctctctttcGCTTCTTTGATGGGGAGGGCTCAGTCGTGCTATCGTTGTTTATTGCTGCAACGGCTTTCTCTTCGTTGTCGGGTTCCGCAGGGGCGGGGAAGTCCTGTGCTAAGTCAAACATCCAAAGCCAGCTCGGTCCATATAACCATAGACGTTCGCTGGTCCCCTTTTTATCCCAAAGTGCTCCCATAGCCCTGTCCTTGACGATAGTGAAATCCTTTGGTAGATATGATTTAGGGTTTCTTCGAGACCAACCTGTAAGTTTGCCCTCGAGTACATTGAATTCGGAGATGTGATGTTCGGTGGTCAAAACCACTAATCTATCATCACCGATGGAGAGGTTGTGAGAAGGAGAGCTGTTGGATGTGACACCATTTGTGAGATGTTTGGACTGCGATTCATATGAAGGGCGGAACGTCATTAATAGGACTCCCGACTTAAGCCGGGGTATAGGCGAGTCAAAACGAGGAACAATCCAGCGTTGGCCGTAGGTATTTGTACTGCCGGCCTCTTCGTCGGAAGAATCATCATCAGATAGCTTAGAATCGGCAGCCTTTTCGGGAATTTGACCGTTTGTCAATAAGTTTGACTTGTCTTCTAACACCCATGCATCCACAAAGCCTGCAAGATCACCGCATGCCACAATATTACTGTCACTGGAGAAGGCAATACACCGTATTGTCCGGTCGTACGCACCAAGGGATCCATGGTGTAGTTTTCCACGCTGCACATTTCGCTGTGCGCGACGCAATTTGCTTATTCCAGGAAGTATCTGAGGACGGCCCGGGATTTCTGGATCGATGTCGATCCTGGCCATACAAATAACGTTATCTGATCGTACAAAGCAGAGCCATTTGCTATCTGGCGAAATCGCTATCTCCTTCGCTCCCCATTTTGAAATCTCGAAAGGAATCTCGAGTTTATTGACCTGGAGGCCTGGTTTGTCCCCGTCTTCTCTGGGAGataagcagaaagctttGATTTGCGAGACGGAGGCTGCCACAAGAAGTTTCCCATCGGATGAAAGGGCCGCAGAAGTTAGATTCTCTTCACCCTGAGATACGGTCAGTactgcaaaaaaaaaaaaaaaaaaaaaaaaaaaaaaagctttCCATCCATGGTGGCTGTTTACCTGAAAGAGAACTTTTGCAACGAGTCGGTGTTGTTGGGATTCGAGCGATTTGGACGGCTGGGACACACGCCATATATTGACTTCGCGATCCCACCAGCCCATTAGCAGCCGCGATGAAGGGGATGATGATAGGGGTGGTGATTGAGGAAGGCTCGGGAGTTTTCTATGTAGCTCCTTTCCGATACTTCGTAGCGGAACCACAACCGGCACGGTGTCCAGACCTGGGAGAGAGATATAAACATTAGATTCCATACCATCGGTTATGCCAATCAGGACTGGGTGTGTATACCTCCGGAGACGAAGACACTGATGTCCTTCGTTTCGTAGACCGCGAGTGCTTTGACGTCATGGGTATGGTATCGACGGTGCATGACTTCAACCCAGCGCCTAGTTTTCGCTCCTTTCTCGGGAGCCTTCAGTCTGTAAACGGCCGTTCGTTGATCTGCGCCAGCACTGACGACCGATTCCCCGTCCGCACTAACAGCGATGTCAAGCACATCTGCCTGATGGCTCTGTATCCGTTGAATTAAAGAATAATTCTTAGAGTCCCAAAAACGCACTTCACCAGCAGAATCGCCCGATACAATTGTTCCGTCGGGTAAGCATTTCACGGACCAGACTAGAAGCTCTTTCACTGCCTTGTTTGGTCCCTTCCCGAGAGTGACGGTGCGAAGGAGTTTGCCGCTGCGGATATCGAATATCCGAATGGAGCTATCGGCATAGGCGGCGACGATGGTATTCCGGTTCTGAAAGGTGATATTAAGAACACGCGACTTTTTGGTCGAAGGCCTCATCGTGCGGAGATATTTAAGATCCCCATCAGCAGTAGACAATATTACAATTGCCCCATCCGCACATCCCACTGCAAGATGCTGTCCCATATACTCTCCCTCCGCCGGAGGCAACTGTTTCCcatctttcttcttgttTCTCGATTCCCATCTAGGCTGCGCTGCCAAACACCAAATTTCGCCATAATTCCCGCTCGAATGTCTCGCCGGGCGACCCTTCTCAAGGTCCCATTCCGTCACAACGCTGGAATACCCGATGCTAAAGAGCCGTAGCTTACCGGGGAGATCATTGCCCTCGGAATCCTTCTCGCCCGGGTCAACCGTCCACGCAAGACCTTCGATGCTCCGGTCCTTCCCACCGCGCAGAATGGTCTCTTGGAACCAAGTTCCTTTACTTGGATTCCAGAGCTCGATGTCACCGTTGGCACGGCCAATCGCCAGTCGCAACGTCGGGACTCCACGACCTTGCAGCTCCGTTGATGGTGGGTGTGAGAACGCGAGCGCGTTGATCGCCTGCGGGTTGTATGGCACGAAGCGACACCGGTGGATGTCCATGCTTAGCTGGGAGAAAACGGGAGGTGTCAGTACTAACCGATGGAGACACCATATTGAATTTTTTCCACTTTCATTTCTTTTGGGGGGAGTAGCCATACCTCCTGATGAGGCCCTAGGGGGCCATGGGTACCGGTATCCGTTTACTGCGCGGGGAATAGCAGCGCTGTCTGTAGCACTCTTTTTCGCTCGTTCGCcgaattattattttttttttccccccgTCGCTGCTGATACACGGAGCTTCGAAGACGGAAATTTTTCCCGAGAACGGTTGATCACGTGATTTGGCGTTTTCCCGGCAATACTTTCCGTCTGCGGGATCACCGCCCAATTTGCGGATTTCTCTGGAGGGCAAACCAAGGCTGTCTGCAGATGGCGGTggaatgtacggagtaccgagctcctcttctcttcccagCCATTAAACTATCTATGACTAAAAGAACACTATTGCACGAGAAACCAGGGGCTTCCCTGTCTAGAGAATGGAAAGATGTCCTCCGTCCAAAGAGTATTTGCTACAATCCGAGCCGCTATTGTACCGCCAAATAAAAGAGGGACAGCCGGCCTGGCCATATTTGTGCTCGAATATCAATCTCTGGACCTTTCACCGCCTCCGGGAATCTGCTATAAGGGACCTACCGTGCGAATACCCACCCATGCCGCTGCATGCCATGAAAAACGTGCTATTGTCTGCGGCTTAAACATTGCACACCCGCCCGCAAAAGCCGGCGGATGGGTGTGAGTAAATGCCGGGAAGCAGGAGCGGTGACACAGCTGAACCTCCCCTGGCCAAAATGCAAGCAAAAGCCAAGCGATATGTAGATTTGAGATTGGGGTGAGCTCTGAAGACGCTTGGGGTACAGCGCTGCTGCGGTTGACGGAGAGGCCACCGAGGGGAAAAACGGGGCAGCGAACGTCCGCATTAGCGACTGATAATTATACGAATTTTGCAGGTAGCAAACAACTCTTTCCTATGCTTGTAGCACGGAGAAACGGACATGTGGCGAAAGTAGAGGCTATGCTGTCGTCCACAATGGGATCGGTGCTCATGGTTTGGTTTAAAAGTATTGATAGGGAGGTAAGTATCTTGAGAGGAGTAAGGACTTCAGAAGTTTAGATCGAACGAGATGGGAGTCCTCAAAGCCGGGCGCCTTCACAAGAGTTAACTGGACCACTCAAACAGGGTAGCAATTTGATCATAAAAGTGTGGGGTTAGCCTTATGGTGATGTACGAAATAATACACATCATCGTGCATCGCTGGAGGTCCCGCGATCGCCCCGAGTTATCCATCATCGGCCTGGCTGATAACACCGTGTGTAAGTGGCTGCAAAGACAACGATTGAAAACCCACTTCAAAAGTTGCCACTGCGCGGAGTACGACCTCGCATCGGTCAGCATCTGGGCTGTTCCCCTCCGGTCGGGATATTTTGCCGCTTCATGCTGATGGGGGCCCTTGGCCACGGACTCTCGTCACAGGCCTGACGATGCACGGGAGCATAAAAGTCGTCAATCATCGTGCATATCCTTGGTGCCAGTCAGAGCCGTGCGCAGGGTATTACTCTTCAACGTGCGCTGCATTAGCTATGCAAGAGACCAAGGAAGGGCATGCGGAGTTACAGGGCCATGAATGCCTTAGCCCTTTTTGCACGTTCAAGGCTGAGAGATCGTGGAGATCGTGGGATTTATTGGTCTCAGGGAGGTTCGGGATTGCCACGTCAGAGAGAGGGTTCAGGGGGGGGGGCTGAAAAGAGTTCAGGAGCTAACCGAGCATTCCCCAAAGGAGCTTTTCCCCTCTCCTTGGTTTACCCCGTCCATTCAGCTCCACAAAGCCTGGATTTATTGCAAGGATGCAGAATGATGTTACACGGCCACGAGAGGTGGACGCAGGACGGAGAAAGGAGATAATGCCAATGCATCCCGATCAGTGCAGAATTGATGGCGAGTTgaggtactccgtaatggGGGGGCAATTAAGTGGCGATCATCATTGGTGAGAGCCGCGGAGGATCCTCACAAGCTGATTGGCAATGATGCGCCGATGAAGAGTTCTGAATACGCTCATTGGCTTCAATTCCTCTTGACATCAGATGTTCCACAGACGGGTTGTCCCGGACAGGTCCTTTTGCGTGGGCTGCATTCGAGAGAAAAGGGGTAACTGGTCGCTGATGCCTGCGCAAGCAGGAGTCAAGAGGAGTGTTCAGCTTCGTCAACGATTTGAATCCATACCTGCGAATCTCGGACAAGACGGCACCATTATTCGGTATTTCGTTTGGATGCCATTGACGAACCTCAGCACTATCGAAGTTGAAACGCTGAACAGGAAGTTTACTCAACCGCCTCCGTCTCTCCTCAGCTGCCGTTAAAAGGGAGCATGAAACAAGCCAAGGCCAGTGTCATGATGGTTGGCTCTAAAATACTATGCCAGTTCCAGCTGTGACGGACTAACTACGTATGTGTGTACAACTTCGTACTCTGCCAATCTTAGCATCCTGTAACTACCTGCCTGTTTttggaagaggaggaagcgCGGAGGTGCTTTTACCACGATTATTGTCGGGAGGTTCGATAGTTTAGCACTGTGGTAAAACAAGCTTGATGCAGGGTCCGGGCAGAACGCTGTTGTTATTCTTAGTCTAGGCCCCAGTCCCGCGTCTAGGATTCTGATTGTTTTCTACCCAGGATTGCGGGTTGACACGTTCGCGACTTGGTCTCGCAGACAAGAAATCTCGATTTAAGGAACAGCGGCCTGATTACCCCGTGGTTCAGCGGAAGTCTAAGGGCGTTAAGAATTGAGCCATAATCTGAGCGATAAACACGGCTGTCGCGTTCATTTCCAAAGTAAAGTTGTTATCGCggccatatatatatatattctccCGTTCACCGCCTCATAGTGTACTTCTCTATCGAAGCGCCGTAGAAACGGGCTCTCAGTGGTCTCTTAAAGGGGTTCTGGATATCTTCAAGagcgtacggagtagttgaGAACCGTACTGTCCTGGTGTTGGTATGAGTTTACATTACGCCATTACATACTGAACCCGTACGGTAATACAATGGCAAATTAATGCCTGTGTGGAAATACATCGGACACCTCCTATCCAGGGTATGAGTTCCATGAAACTCCAGAATGTCGACTAGCCTGTCATTTGCGAACAGATCGACAGAATAAACGCGATGGGGAGGTGGTGGACGCTCCAATCAGTACGCGTCGATACACGTGGTTTGGACAAGCCAAGGAAATTCGAGCAATGTCGCGTGTTTCATTGGAGAAAATCAAGTGTCCTCGCTTGAGGGTCTTAGCATCATAGACTTGTGAGAGTTCCTCCCGTCGTCCCGGTCACCGAGCTTAGCCAGAGACCACGGGGTGGCACAGCGGCAAGTTTGGCGTTCGAGAGAAGAACATATGATGCCGATCTCAAAAATgctcttcaaaaaaaaagagaggggGAAAAATAGAAAACCTTGGATTCTTGCCCCGACGCGGGATTGAACCGCGGACCTCTTGATTACAAGTCAAGCGCTACTACCACTGAGCTATCAGGGCTGACTCATGGCAGCTACCCAGTACAACGAACGTTAAACAATAGCTGCACTATGACGACAAGCCGCGGGCCATTAGGGGGGCTCCCGCCCAACCATGAGCCCGACTCGGTCAGTTTAAGCATCTCAGCTACGAAAATGACAAATCAGTTAAAAAAGACAAGTTGTAGTCGCAAAGCTACCTTGAAGATTGAGATGAATTAAATGAAATTGGGCAGATAGATGTCTACTATTCTGAACATGCTGCAGCATTGCGACGTATATCCCATCTCTGTGATCGGTCACACCTACCCCCACACTGTACTGAGTGTTTTGCACTCCGTAACAAACTATCATACGTACTCCGGGCCTTGTAGGAGCACCGGGATGTCTCTcaccaccaaaaaaaaataaaaagagaatTGGCTGAGTGTATTCCAGACCCTACGGAGTAGAATGAAAGCTACTATCTTTGGTTCTCTTTCCCTTGAgaaaaattttcttttcggGTGGGGATTTTGGGCGGAACTCGGGGTCCTAGAACGTTCATCCGCCTTGTCGCCCGAAGGTCTTTCCCGCCTGGGTTGTGCTAGGCAATGTACGCAGCGGTCTTTTCACGTATGGTGGCGTGTATGAGTTCTTATCAAAGAAACGAGGTTATCGCAGAAACTTGGGCGTCAAATATGGACAACCGCCCAATCGATTGCCGACATCCAGCATTTTTCGTTGAGGAATTGTTCACTCAGCCGCCACAAGGCTGAGGAGCTTTGCGTGGTAATTTATTTGAAAACTCGCCAAATCTTGATTGGACAGGATACACCTGAGCGGCGCTTATTGGCAAATAAGATGTCGTTTTTTCGCGGTGCCAAATCCCCCACTAGCCAACCAGGTTGCAACGTTAGCCGGAGAGTAAAAAGGAAATTTGAGAATTGGGACATAAGGGGCGTTTGAAACTTCCTGGAACCACGGCTCCCTTCAACAAACATCCACGGTCTTCAGTTGAGGTTAAATTTAATGTACACGGGATTCATTCAAAGATTGTTTCTCAAGGGCCACAGTTCTCAAAAGGCCACGTTGTTCTAGATCAATAAGAGATGTCTGAGATTCCGGGAGCTCTCGCTCTCGGTGCTCTGTGTCTGCAACCCTTACTTAATCTTCCGGCGTTAACAAGCCCAGAAGACGGAGATCCCATTCCCAAAATCGATCCCTTCCGAAATCAACGTTAACGAAACAAATGGATCAAGCATGTAATGGCCCGTCGGGGGAGACACAAAACTATTCTTTTCTGGCACATCAGCAAACGCGATGACGAAGATCCCTCACCCCCGGGCCCTGTCTTTGTTGCGAatctgcttttctttttcctattattaaataataTTCTCGGCGGAGAACTGGCCGTAAAGATGGTGTTATGTAGCATTTTCTCACAGCGAGGGAGAGCTTGGtttatactccgtacgtctctcaaaaaacaaaaagaaggaaaaagaaaaatctatgGATACTTTTTCCGTACCCGAGCAACCTTACCGGCAATTCCGCTGAACAAGGTACTGACTGTTACGCTTCTGGTTATTATTCTGCCCCAGTGTCGAAGAAATTTTCTGTTGGAGGGAGCCACTTTGTAGGACCAGAAGACAGCCGCCTTCGAGGGGACctttttccctcttcttGACCTTCTACGATTGCTAGTTTTAAGATCCATGGTATTTGAAGCATTTGTCGGCAATCCTGTCATCATCGGCATCTTCCTCAGAGACGCGAGTTCAAGACGGCGGAGTCGCGGGGAGTAACATCTTCGCAACCCGCCAGATTTGAGTCGCGGAGCAAACGGTGAAGGTCAAGCGTGGGTAAATTACAACCTGTATTTTATTCTCAGCGCCTTTGGTACGGTACAATACAGAGCCATTGCCCATTTCCTCAGCCGAATTGCCTGTATCAAGATACGGTTACGATCTCGACGAAAAGCAACGGAGACGCGTGCTTCTCCAGAGTAAATCGTAGCTCCGCGACCTGGAACAGGAGCTTCTGGGTcgagagcaagagatttactTGACTTTGCTCACCTCGAAAACACACGTGAAGGATACCTGGGACGAGGCACGTCTTAAGGTTGTCTTCTTTGTCACTTGTGCAGCCACACGTAGTTAGAAGAGAAAGCCGGGGCACAGCAGCATGCATTCTGGCTCCCGTCGAACCTTTCATCTTCTGCGATATTATGATGCGTGGAGTTGGCACGAAATCAATTCCAAGAGAAAGCAGGGTTCAGCGCCACAAGATCTTTGAGCGTTGACATGCAGCCCATGTAACATAAGTCTTCCCTTCTCAAACACAAATAATACGAAGCGAGGCTTTTAGGGGAGGGCCTGGCGTACTAAGCAGCCAAGCAAAGTGCCGTGAGTGGCCCCAAAATTTCAGCTTGTCTCTGAAAGTCGGCGTTCCTGGGTCGCGAGGTCTTTTTCCAGGATTCGCTTACTTACAATACGTACGGACAAACGCTTCTTGTCACGGCATTCCCATACCTCGATACACGTCCGTTTCCGTCTAATCTTTGACCGAAAGGAGGTCGAGGGTACCTGACACTTGGCTCAAGCCTAGCTCCCATACAAAGAAGTTTTGAGCCGAAGAAGGGGGTGGGAATCCTCGAGACAGGGCTTCtatgtatgtgtgtgtatgtatgtatgctCAAGGGCAAATCAAACAGCCACTGCACACTTGAGACAGTTGCCATTAAGGCCGGCGAGGAGCTTTCGAAACTGGACGGTGGACTGTCCTGAAAGGCTCTGGGCTGGAGTTCCGTAGTTACAGCagtgctccgtactcctTACGGCCACAGAGGTCGAAACTTACCTTACGGAAGTAACGTACGCCTTGGATACCAATGGATTAGCGTACCCCTTACGCTCGCAGGAGCTTTGCCGGCGGTGCCAAAACCGGTGTGTAATGGGCGCCAGCCAATCAGTCCCTCAGCCCACTCGTCGAACAAAACCAAAGGGGAGCCTCCAACCCCATTCGACTAGTCTGGGAATGGGAGCCTTTGAACTCAGATCCATCCTGCacgctctcttctttcttcttcttccctccTCCCAACCCTTCAGGAGAGAGAATTCCTCTTTCGCCCCTTTCCCTCCCCTTCTCTCTCCAACTcaatctctct includes:
- the UTP4 gene encoding U3 small nucleolar RNA-associated protein (BUSCO:95253at4751~EggNog:ENOG410PFRR~COG:A~BUSCO:1212at33183), with translation MDIHRCRFVPYNPQAINALAFSHPPSTELQGRGVPTLRLAIGRANGDIELWNPSKGTWFQETILRGGKDRSIEGLAWTVDPGEKDSEGNDLPGKLRLFSIGYSSVVTEWDLEKGRPARHSSGNYGEIWCLAAQPRWESRNKKKDGKQLPPAEGEYMGQHLAVGCADGAIVILSTADGDLKYLRTMRPSTKKSRVLNITFQNRNTIVAAYADSSIRIFDIRSGKLLRTVTLGKGPNKAVKELLVWSVKCLPDGTIVSGDSAGEVRFWDSKNYSLIQRIQSHQADVLDIAVSADGESVVSAGADQRTAVYRLKAPEKGAKTRRWVEVMHRRYHTHDVKALAVYETKDISVFVSGGLDTVPVVVPLRSIGKELHRKLPSLPQSPPLSSSPSSRLLMGWWDREVNIWRVSQPSKSLESQQHRLVAKVLFQGEENLTSAALSSDGKLLVAASVSQIKAFCLSPREDGDKPGLQVNKLEIPFEISKWGAKEIAISPDSKWLCFVRSDNVICMARIDIDPEIPGRPQILPGISKLRRAQRNVQRGKLHHGSLGAYDRTIRCIAFSSDSNIVACGDLAGFVDAWVLEDKSNLLTNGQIPEKAADSKLSDDDSSDEEAGSTNTYGQRWIVPRFDSPIPRLKSGVLLMTFRPSYESQSKHLTNGVTSNSSPSHNLSIGDDRLVVLTTEHHISEFNVLEGKLTGWSRRNPKSYLPKDFTIVKDRAMGALWDKKGTSERLWLYGPSWLWMFDLAQDFPAPAEPDNEEKAVAAINNDSTTEPSPSKKRKRGETKESKTRQPNSGAGDRVPYWQDNIGLGRKMRKVIGDDGETAQWIPIDLKKPADPAQMGDEAADHYEEPSKSILAEFRREPQGDGSGSQEENGEWQQQQQLDEGTSAIRPQSSSNLPNEASEANDHDVEGTTADLQVQEVPGSESKAESRTKHRRSRNPRRWWHTFKYREILGIVPLGQGFTAGDAAGASWANEGMGGLEVAVVERPMWDVALPGRYVRDYE